A single Henriciella sp. AS95 DNA region contains:
- the rplL gene encoding 50S ribosomal protein L7/L12, which produces MADIAKLGDELLGLTILEAKELNDYLEERGIKAAAAVAVAGPAGGGDAAAAAEEKDEFDVILTDGGDKKINVIKVVREVVSGLGLKEAKDLVESAPKPIKEGVSKDEAEELKKKFEEAGAKVEIK; this is translated from the coding sequence ATGGCAGATATTGCAAAACTCGGTGACGAACTTCTCGGTCTCACCATTCTCGAAGCCAAAGAGCTCAATGATTACCTCGAAGAGCGTGGCATCAAAGCCGCTGCAGCTGTTGCTGTGGCTGGCCCTGCAGGCGGCGGCGACGCTGCTGCTGCAGCAGAAGAAAAAGACGAATTCGACGTTATCCTGACGGATGGCGGCGACAAGAAAATCAACGTCATCAAGGTCGTGCGCGAAGTTGTGTCCGGTCTTGGCCTGAAAGAAGCGAAGGACCTCGTCGAGAGCGCTCCGAAGCCGATCAAGGAAGGCGTTTCCAAGGACGAAGCAGAAGAACTCAAGAAGAAGTTCGAAGAAGCTGGCGCCAAGGTCGAAATCAAGTAA
- the rplJ gene encoding 50S ribosomal protein L10, with translation MDKAGKQAALAELETVFETSGAVIVTHYTGLSVAEMTGLRTKLGENGGKLKVVKNRIAKIALGGKGGEAGADLFKGQVAIAYAEDPTVPAKAATEFAKDNDKLKLIGAIMGDEAMDASGVEALSKLPSREELIATVVARLTGQASQIAQRVTAPGAQLAGAINVIGEQAAA, from the coding sequence ATGGATAAAGCTGGAAAGCAGGCGGCGCTCGCGGAACTCGAAACCGTTTTCGAGACCTCCGGTGCAGTGATCGTCACGCATTATACCGGTTTGAGCGTTGCGGAGATGACAGGGCTTCGCACCAAGCTCGGCGAGAATGGTGGTAAGCTCAAAGTGGTCAAGAACCGCATTGCCAAAATTGCCCTTGGTGGCAAAGGTGGCGAAGCGGGGGCAGACCTTTTCAAAGGCCAGGTGGCCATTGCTTATGCAGAAGACCCAACGGTCCCTGCGAAAGCGGCTACCGAATTTGCCAAAGACAATGACAAGCTCAAACTCATCGGCGCCATCATGGGCGATGAGGCGATGGATGCGTCGGGTGTGGAAGCACTCTCGAAACTGCCTTCGCGCGAAGAGCTGATTGCAACTGTTGTTGCCCGTCTCACGGGTCAGGCAAGCCAGATTGCCCAGCGCGTTACAGCGCCAGGTGCTCAGCTTGCGGGTGCGATCAACGTCATTGGCGAGCAGGCAGCGGCCTAG